A stretch of the Aminipila terrae genome encodes the following:
- a CDS encoding ACT domain-containing protein → MKIIKQVTVFLQNEAGRLEELTEILSRNNINISAISIAEAAEFGIARMIVDDYEKAMNVLKEQELSANLVEVLCVETPDTPGALYEVLKNWLLQA, encoded by the coding sequence ATGAAAATTATAAAACAGGTAACCGTTTTTTTGCAGAATGAGGCAGGAAGGCTGGAAGAACTTACTGAAATACTGAGCAGAAATAATATAAATATTTCCGCAATAAGTATTGCTGAAGCTGCTGAATTTGGCATTGCCAGAATGATAGTAGATGATTATGAGAAGGCTATGAATGTACTTAAGGAACAAGAACTTTCTGCTAATTTAGTTGAAGTATTATGCGTGGAAACCCCTGATACACCGGGAGCTTTGTATGAAGTGCTGAAAAACTGGCTTCTGCAGGCATAA
- a CDS encoding ribosome maturation factor RimP, translating to MAKVKIKDLVEEILNSFLMENNLELYNVEFVKEAKDWFLRVYIDKVQGTEEQYISTDDCEKVSRFLSEKLDETDPIEQNYYLEVSSPGMDRELIKEKDFIRYAGKQVDVNLYQAVDGKKKFTGELVGVVDDNLVIIDEKTKRIEIPVTKVAKTKLAVIF from the coding sequence ATGGCTAAGGTAAAAATAAAAGACTTAGTTGAGGAAATACTGAATTCATTTTTAATGGAAAATAATCTGGAACTTTATAATGTTGAATTCGTAAAGGAAGCAAAAGATTGGTTCTTAAGAGTTTATATAGATAAAGTTCAGGGAACTGAGGAACAATATATCAGTACAGATGACTGTGAAAAGGTAAGTCGGTTTTTGAGCGAAAAACTTGATGAAACGGATCCTATTGAACAAAATTATTATCTGGAAGTTTCTTCACCTGGAATGGACAGAGAATTAATAAAGGAAAAAGATTTTATAAGATACGCAGGTAAACAGGTCGATGTTAATTTATATCAGGCAGTTGACGGAAAGAAAAAGTTTACAGGCGAGCTTGTGGGCGTTGTAGATGATAATTTAGTTATTATTGATGAAAAAACTAAACGTATAGAAATCCCTGTGACCAAGGTAGCTAAAACAAAATTGGCAGTGATATTTTAA
- the nusA gene encoding transcription termination factor NusA, with the protein MNREFIKAIEELEKEKEISKDVLIEAIESALVSAYKKNYGTSQNVRVNIDRETGDIDVFMKKDVVEEVWEDLIEISLEDALEIDPRYKIGDAIEYQVTPKDFGRIAAQTAKQVVVQRIREAERGMIFDDYINRQGEIITGQIHRISNDTIFINMGKTEGILAATEQVPGETYEINGRIKVYIMDVKKTTKGPQVYLSRSHPGLVKRLFELEVPEIQDGVIEIKSISREAGSRTKMAVYALDENVDAVGACVGPRGSRVQVIVDELFGEKIDIINWSEDPEKLISSALSPAKVEKVLANEEEKTAVAIVPDYQLSLAIGKEGQNVRLAAKLCGWKIDIKSHSQYFSDSVEIVEYDEPEMILDDFEDEE; encoded by the coding sequence ATGAACAGAGAATTTATAAAGGCCATTGAGGAACTTGAAAAGGAAAAAGAAATTTCTAAAGATGTCCTTATTGAAGCTATTGAATCTGCATTAGTATCAGCTTATAAAAAGAACTATGGAACTTCTCAGAACGTAAGAGTGAATATTGACAGAGAAACCGGTGACATAGACGTTTTTATGAAGAAGGATGTAGTAGAAGAGGTATGGGAGGACTTAATAGAAATCTCTCTGGAAGATGCCCTTGAAATAGATCCAAGATATAAAATCGGAGATGCCATTGAATATCAGGTTACTCCGAAGGATTTTGGACGAATTGCTGCACAGACAGCCAAGCAGGTAGTCGTTCAAAGAATCAGAGAAGCTGAACGTGGAATGATTTTTGATGATTATATTAACAGACAGGGTGAAATTATTACAGGACAGATTCATAGAATAAGTAATGATACAATCTTTATTAATATGGGTAAAACTGAAGGTATTCTGGCAGCAACAGAACAGGTACCTGGTGAAACTTATGAAATTAATGGAAGAATTAAAGTTTACATCATGGATGTTAAAAAGACTACGAAAGGGCCTCAGGTATATCTTTCCAGATCCCATCCAGGACTTGTAAAAAGATTATTTGAACTGGAAGTTCCTGAAATTCAGGACGGCGTTATTGAAATAAAAAGCATTTCAAGAGAGGCAGGATCCAGAACAAAAATGGCAGTATACGCTTTGGATGAAAACGTAGATGCGGTAGGAGCCTGCGTAGGACCGAGAGGAAGCAGGGTTCAGGTTATCGTTGATGAATTATTTGGGGAGAAAATCGATATCATTAACTGGAGCGAAGATCCGGAGAAATTGATCAGCAGCGCACTGAGTCCTGCAAAAGTTGAGAAAGTGCTTGCCAATGAAGAAGAAAAGACTGCAGTGGCTATTGTTCCGGATTATCAGTTGTCTCTTGCAATAGGTAAGGAAGGGCAGAATGTCAGACTGGCAGCAAAGCTCTGCGGATGGAAAATAGATATCAAGAGTCATTCCCAGTATTTTTCAGATTCTGTTGAAATTGTTGAATATGATGAGCCTGAAATGATACTGGATGATTTTGAGGATGAAGAATAA
- the rnpM gene encoding RNase P modulator RnpM — MKTKKIPMRRCVGCMESKPKNQLIRIAGFEGEVSIDLTGKAKGRGVYLCPDTECFEKAQKKRAIGRNLEMELKTEQIEKLFEELKKYEKKD, encoded by the coding sequence TTGAAGACTAAGAAAATACCTATGAGACGTTGTGTTGGATGTATGGAATCCAAACCTAAAAACCAGTTAATCCGAATCGCTGGGTTTGAAGGGGAGGTGTCTATTGATTTAACGGGAAAGGCAAAAGGCAGAGGCGTTTATCTGTGCCCCGATACGGAGTGTTTTGAAAAGGCACAGAAGAAAAGGGCAATAGGCAGAAACCTGGAAATGGAATTAAAAACTGAACAGATTGAAAAGCTGTTTGAGGAATTAAAAAAATATGAGAAAAAAGATTGA
- a CDS encoding L7Ae/L30e/S12e/Gadd45 family ribosomal protein produces the protein MRKKIDSYLGFAKRSRNLIMGYNTCLLAMNKKKLKLLILAGDVSENTMKKLVSTANECKVVYRVYGTCDELSQACGTTGRGVFGITDQNFANVILKEIDEDQSI, from the coding sequence ATGAGAAAAAAGATTGATAGTTATTTAGGATTTGCTAAGCGTTCAAGAAATCTGATTATGGGTTATAACACATGCCTTTTGGCTATGAATAAAAAAAAGTTAAAGCTTTTAATTCTGGCAGGAGATGTTTCAGAAAATACTATGAAAAAGCTTGTCAGTACGGCAAATGAATGTAAAGTAGTATATCGTGTGTATGGGACCTGTGATGAACTTTCACAGGCTTGTGGAACTACAGGAAGGGGAGTATTTGGCATAACTGATCAAAATTTTGCAAACGTAATTTTAAAAGAGATTGATGAAGATCAGTCTATATAG
- the infB gene encoding translation initiation factor IF-2: MTIKIHELAKELNMNSKELLEKINAMGIEAKSHMSGLSDIDAISVRNTINRSRSSAETKIVKAAPKKIEKEEIEEEPRIVVKAAARLTVSPASKPAKAQQSTKSQEKNVSVQKPPVGKPVPKDMEAAKSRPPVGKPVVPKEFEDKAAKHPAEPIKASEVKNNDVKEKIDVPEVAVKPEPVQEGPQRLKIIKKYDPEAERAEKERAEEKRKAEAQRREQAKTEDNRQGSRNDYQRRDNRNDNHNGPRRDNTNDNGPRRDYRNDNHNGPRRDNANDNGPRRDYRNDNHNGPRRDNTNDNGPRRDNRSDNNRGNYQRNNENRPQRPASDRPYYNKDKDSDGRDHKNGEKKPYQKNDRAHEKSGDIPAPIVSKPTIKREDKEKDKERDKFAKLEKGGKPKQGTKTRSLEKAPKPKKHQQKPKVVEEPEISMDELPVGTKVINVPITVAGFCEQLEISTSTVIMKLMKLGIMANINQNIDEDTVMVLADEVGVSVVIGKVEEEAVEEGLEMFEDKPEDLKPRPPIVTVMGHVDHGKTSLLDAIRKTNVTASESGGITQHIGASEVMINGQKIVFLDTPGHEAFTAMRARGAHGADIAILVVAADDSVKPQTIESISHAKAAGVPIIVAINKIDKPGANPDRVMQDLTEHGILVEAWGGDTIAVPVSAKSGEGIVNLLEMVLLQAEVMELKANPNRLAMGSVIEARLDKSKGPVATLLVTNGTLQSGMSVVAGTSSGRIRLMTNFKGDTIKKAGPATAVEILGLTDVPEAGDVFNAVKEDKVAREIADSRKSKLREEVLARNSSTTLEQLFSQIQEGEIKELNLIIKGDVQGSVGALESSLEKLKNENVRVRIIHSGVGTITESDVMLAGTSGAVIIGFNVRPSTAVSNMAEREGIEIRTYRVIYNVIDDVEAAMKGMLDPEFKEEVLGKVEVRTTFKVPGVGTIAGAYVLEGKVVRNADIRLVRDGIVYHEGKISSLKRFKDDAKEVQHGFECGIGFENYNDLKEGDIIECFHMVEVERK; the protein is encoded by the coding sequence ATGACAATAAAAATCCACGAACTAGCAAAAGAATTGAACATGAACAGCAAGGAACTGCTGGAGAAAATCAATGCAATGGGGATTGAAGCAAAAAGTCATATGAGCGGACTATCTGATATTGATGCAATTTCAGTAAGAAATACAATAAACAGGAGCAGATCGAGTGCTGAAACAAAGATTGTTAAAGCGGCACCTAAGAAAATAGAAAAGGAAGAAATAGAGGAGGAACCTAGGATAGTAGTTAAGGCAGCAGCAAGGTTGACGGTAAGTCCTGCATCTAAACCTGCAAAGGCACAGCAATCAACTAAAAGTCAGGAAAAAAATGTATCGGTGCAAAAGCCGCCGGTAGGAAAACCAGTACCAAAGGATATGGAAGCAGCAAAATCCAGACCGCCGGTAGGGAAGCCAGTGGTTCCAAAAGAGTTTGAAGATAAAGCGGCAAAGCATCCAGCAGAACCAATTAAAGCATCTGAAGTAAAAAATAATGATGTAAAAGAAAAAATAGATGTTCCAGAGGTAGCAGTTAAGCCTGAACCAGTTCAGGAAGGACCTCAGAGGTTAAAGATTATCAAAAAGTATGATCCGGAAGCTGAAAGGGCAGAAAAAGAAAGAGCAGAGGAAAAACGGAAGGCCGAAGCCCAGAGAAGAGAGCAGGCCAAGACGGAAGATAACAGACAGGGATCAAGAAACGACTATCAGAGAAGAGATAACAGAAATGATAATCATAATGGCCCAAGGAGAGATAACACAAACGATAATGGTCCAAGAAGAGATTATAGAAATGATAATCATAATGGTCCAAGAAGAGATAACGCAAACGATAATGGTCCAAGAAGAGATTACAGAAATGATAATCATAATGGTCCAAGAAGAGATAATACAAACGATAATGGCCCAAGAAGAGACAACCGAAGTGATAATAACAGGGGAAATTATCAGAGAAATAATGAAAACAGACCTCAAAGACCAGCATCAGACAGACCTTATTACAATAAAGATAAAGATTCTGATGGAAGAGATCATAAAAATGGTGAAAAAAAGCCATATCAGAAAAATGACAGAGCTCATGAAAAAAGTGGTGATATTCCAGCACCTATCGTTTCAAAGCCTACAATAAAGAGAGAAGATAAAGAAAAAGATAAGGAAAGAGATAAATTTGCCAAGCTGGAAAAGGGCGGAAAACCAAAGCAAGGTACAAAAACAAGATCTCTTGAAAAAGCGCCTAAGCCAAAGAAACATCAGCAGAAACCAAAGGTAGTAGAGGAGCCGGAAATAAGTATGGATGAACTTCCAGTAGGAACAAAAGTTATAAATGTACCAATAACAGTAGCTGGATTCTGTGAACAGCTTGAAATATCTACTTCGACCGTAATCATGAAACTGATGAAGCTGGGTATCATGGCAAATATAAATCAGAACATTGATGAAGATACCGTGATGGTGTTAGCAGATGAAGTAGGTGTTAGTGTAGTAATTGGTAAAGTAGAAGAAGAGGCTGTAGAAGAAGGTCTTGAAATGTTTGAGGATAAACCGGAAGATCTAAAGCCAAGACCTCCAATTGTTACGGTTATGGGTCACGTTGACCACGGTAAGACATCCCTTCTTGACGCAATTAGAAAAACCAACGTTACAGCATCTGAATCTGGTGGCATTACGCAGCATATTGGTGCATCAGAGGTTATGATAAATGGGCAGAAGATAGTATTTCTTGATACACCGGGACATGAGGCCTTTACTGCCATGAGAGCCCGCGGTGCTCATGGTGCGGATATTGCTATCTTAGTAGTTGCTGCTGATGACAGTGTTAAACCACAAACAATAGAATCAATCAGTCATGCAAAGGCTGCTGGAGTTCCTATTATTGTGGCGATTAATAAGATTGATAAACCTGGAGCAAATCCAGACAGAGTAATGCAGGATCTGACGGAACATGGTATCCTTGTTGAAGCATGGGGCGGTGACACTATTGCAGTTCCAGTTTCAGCAAAATCAGGAGAAGGCATTGTTAATTTATTAGAAATGGTACTACTACAGGCAGAAGTTATGGAGCTTAAAGCAAATCCAAACAGGCTTGCCATGGGTTCTGTCATAGAAGCCAGACTGGATAAATCAAAGGGTCCGGTTGCTACATTGCTTGTAACCAATGGTACCCTGCAGTCAGGTATGAGTGTAGTTGCAGGAACAAGCAGCGGCAGAATCAGACTGATGACCAACTTTAAGGGTGATACAATCAAAAAAGCCGGTCCTGCTACAGCAGTTGAAATCTTAGGATTAACAGATGTTCCAGAAGCCGGAGACGTATTTAATGCAGTCAAAGAAGATAAAGTTGCCAGAGAAATTGCAGACTCAAGGAAATCTAAACTGAGAGAAGAAGTACTTGCAAGAAACTCCAGTACAACACTTGAACAATTATTCTCCCAGATTCAGGAAGGTGAAATAAAAGAACTGAACCTGATTATAAAGGGTGACGTACAGGGTTCTGTAGGAGCATTGGAATCTTCTCTTGAAAAACTTAAAAATGAAAATGTCAGAGTTCGAATTATTCATTCCGGAGTAGGGACTATAACGGAATCTGATGTAATGCTGGCCGGTACCTCCGGAGCGGTAATTATTGGATTTAATGTAAGACCTAGTACCGCTGTTTCCAATATGGCAGAACGAGAAGGCATTGAAATCAGAACATATAGAGTAATCTATAATGTTATAGATGATGTGGAAGCCGCTATGAAGGGCATGCTGGATCCTGAATTTAAAGAAGAAGTTTTGGGCAAAGTAGAAGTACGAACTACATTTAAAGTACCAGGAGTAGGCACTATTGCAGGAGCCTATGTACTTGAAGGCAAAGTGGTAAGAAATGCAGACATCCGTCTGGTTCGTGATGGAATCGTATATCACGAAGGTAAGATTTCATCTCTTAAGAGGTTTAAAGACGATGCCAAAGAAGTTCAGCATGGCTTTGAATGTGGTATTGGATTTGAAAACTACAATGACCTTAAGGAAGGTGACATTATTGAATGCTTCCATATGGTAGAGGTAGAGAGAAAATAG
- the rbfA gene encoding 30S ribosome-binding factor RbfA — protein MGKGYRQGRLGEEIRKLIGELLLREIKDPRLSGLVSISAVEVTSDGSYATIYVTVLGSSKDEEKAKKEKEEVLAAFKSAKGLIKREIGKSIKLRHVPDLIFKMDESMEYGRHISEIISSLGIENYKEEPDEEDE, from the coding sequence ATGGGAAAAGGGTATAGACAAGGCCGTCTCGGTGAAGAAATTAGAAAACTTATTGGAGAATTGCTTCTAAGAGAAATTAAAGACCCCAGATTATCAGGATTAGTTAGCATATCTGCTGTAGAGGTTACCTCTGATGGCAGTTATGCTACCATATATGTTACTGTACTTGGCAGCAGCAAGGACGAGGAAAAAGCCAAAAAAGAAAAAGAAGAGGTGCTTGCTGCTTTTAAAAGTGCCAAGGGCTTGATAAAAAGGGAAATTGGTAAAAGTATAAAATTAAGACATGTGCCAGATCTCATATTTAAAATGGATGAATCTATGGAATATGGCAGACACATTTCAGAAATAATCAGTAGTTTGGGAATAGAAAATTATAAAGAAGAACCGGATGAAGAAGATGAATAG
- a CDS encoding DHH family phosphoesterase has product MKKMNRENNTLKQIAEFLMASKSVLLFTHINMDGDTLGSSVALCIALRKLGKQAHILIEDDIAAFLRFLDKDYCTYDNHVIENPDICLCIDCGDVDRFKERKDKFFEGKQKGCIDHHVTTEPFADFNFIDPTASATGEIIYELLKELPVEIDKDIASAIFAAITTDTGNFQYSNTTKKTHLIAAELWDYGVDYNEISVELYQNNRLEKLLLQTKALQELNVFAGGRLLFVA; this is encoded by the coding sequence ATGAAGAAGATGAATAGAGAAAATAATACATTAAAACAAATTGCAGAGTTTTTAATGGCTTCTAAGAGTGTGCTGCTGTTCACACATATAAATATGGATGGCGACACTCTGGGCTCTTCTGTAGCACTCTGTATAGCACTCCGAAAACTGGGCAAACAGGCACATATCCTTATTGAAGATGATATAGCGGCCTTTTTGCGGTTTTTGGACAAAGATTATTGTACTTATGATAATCATGTAATCGAAAATCCTGATATCTGTTTATGCATTGACTGTGGTGATGTGGACCGATTTAAGGAAAGAAAAGATAAGTTTTTTGAAGGAAAGCAAAAGGGATGTATCGACCATCATGTTACAACAGAACCTTTTGCTGATTTTAATTTTATTGATCCTACAGCTTCTGCTACGGGTGAAATTATTTATGAATTACTGAAAGAGTTACCTGTAGAAATTGATAAAGATATTGCCTCAGCTATTTTTGCAGCAATCACTACTGATACTGGAAATTTCCAGTATTCAAATACAACTAAAAAAACTCATCTGATTGCAGCAGAATTGTGGGATTATGGCGTTGATTATAACGAAATAAGTGTTGAGCTTTATCAAAATAACAGATTAGAAAAACTTCTCCTGCAAACCAAAGCCCTACAGGAGCTAAATGTATTCGCTGGGGGCAGGCTGCTATTTGTGGCGTAA
- a CDS encoding DHH family phosphoesterase has product MFEETQGKMEETEGMIEILRNIAGIEVAVFVKEVQKNKCKVSMRSKKYVNVAEMSKKLNGGGHARAAGCTVQKSYEETIQVMIKLVEEYLKG; this is encoded by the coding sequence ATGTTTGAAGAAACCCAGGGCAAAATGGAAGAAACAGAGGGAATGATAGAAATATTACGTAATATTGCGGGAATTGAAGTGGCTGTATTTGTAAAAGAGGTTCAGAAAAATAAATGCAAAGTCAGCATGCGCTCAAAAAAATATGTAAATGTAGCAGAAATGAGCAAAAAACTCAATGGAGGCGGTCATGCAAGGGCGGCTGGCTGTACTGTGCAAAAAAGTTATGAGGAAACAATACAGGTAATGATAAAATTAGTGGAAGAGTATCTGAAAGGTTAG
- the truB gene encoding tRNA pseudouridine(55) synthase TruB, protein MIKQGIININKPKGYTSHDCVNVIRSLTGIKRVGHTGTLDPMAEGVLPVCIGSAARVMEYLDLDLKKYSCEILLGIETDTLDIWGEVVAENIKETQQLIAEGSISEDRIKEVLKGFSGTITQLPPRYSALKVNGRKLYEYARAGEMVEIASRQVYINDIRLTNISLDERKFSFEVVCSKGTYIRSICRDIGAALKCGAAMSGLTRTASGKFTLEDSVNMEDLKALKQGEDKRNPDTGKIIQYARALPEELNPFIVDVDFPLVNFGKIVLNDDRVKWFCDGGYVSEKQVELKQYPTFKDGHPHMKIREEFRRAYNAYMCSDKQEIFLGVAFFNEETKSFKADKVFGRG, encoded by the coding sequence ATGATTAAACAGGGAATTATCAATATTAATAAGCCAAAAGGCTACACTTCTCATGATTGTGTAAATGTTATAAGAAGTCTGACAGGAATAAAACGCGTTGGGCATACGGGAACACTGGATCCAATGGCTGAAGGTGTTTTACCCGTTTGTATCGGAAGTGCTGCAAGGGTTATGGAATATCTTGATCTGGATTTAAAAAAGTATTCATGTGAGATTCTGTTAGGTATTGAAACAGATACACTTGATATCTGGGGAGAAGTCGTTGCAGAGAACATAAAAGAAACTCAACAGCTTATAGCAGAGGGAAGTATTTCAGAAGATAGAATAAAAGAGGTTCTGAAAGGATTTTCAGGAACCATTACCCAACTGCCACCCAGATATTCTGCTCTTAAAGTGAATGGACGTAAACTTTATGAATACGCCAGAGCTGGGGAAATGGTTGAAATCGCATCAAGACAGGTGTATATTAATGATATAAGATTAACAAACATTTCCTTAGATGAAAGAAAATTCAGTTTTGAAGTTGTATGCTCCAAGGGAACCTATATTCGTTCAATATGCAGAGATATAGGAGCTGCTTTAAAATGCGGGGCGGCTATGAGCGGTCTTACCAGAACGGCCAGTGGGAAATTTACGTTAGAAGATTCTGTTAACATGGAGGATTTAAAAGCCTTAAAACAGGGGGAAGATAAAAGGAATCCGGATACTGGTAAAATAATACAATATGCCCGGGCATTACCTGAAGAATTAAACCCTTTTATAGTAGATGTAGATTTTCCCTTAGTAAATTTCGGAAAAATTGTTTTAAATGATGACAGAGTAAAATGGTTTTGTGATGGTGGATATGTTAGTGAAAAACAGGTAGAACTTAAGCAATATCCTACATTTAAGGATGGACATCCACATATGAAAATCCGAGAGGAATTTAGACGGGCATACAATGCTTATATGTGCTCAGACAAACAGGAAATATTTCTTGGAGTGGCTTTTTTTAATGAAGAAACAAAGAGTTTTAAAGCAGACAAAGTTTTTGGCAGAGGGTAA
- a CDS encoding bifunctional riboflavin kinase/FAD synthetase, with the protein MIIFNSLDGIKNIENTVVALGNFDGIHKGHQALITRTVKTAEAANLKSAVFTFSNHPKNVNSGELIVKNILYFDEKAKIIENLGVDYLFNIPFNEDIRHIRPIDFIDNILIGKFNMKQAYCGFNYKFGYKAQGTPEILMHEGIIKGFGIHVLEPFQIDGNLVSSTFIRTLIAEGKVDQCMKYMGRNYAIGGEVVVGNKLGRTFGFPTSNLIIDENMVTPSNGVYVTYCIYNGVKYPSITNVGVKPTIGDYKKNVETHIFNFNKELYGKTIRVEFLEKTRDERKFANVEELSKQITSDCIMAKDYHRRTK; encoded by the coding sequence ATGATTATTTTTAATAGTTTAGATGGAATTAAGAATATAGAAAACACTGTTGTGGCCTTGGGAAATTTTGATGGAATCCATAAGGGACATCAAGCCCTGATTACCAGAACTGTTAAAACCGCCGAAGCGGCAAATCTAAAAAGTGCAGTTTTTACTTTTTCAAATCACCCTAAAAATGTTAATTCAGGGGAGTTAATAGTAAAGAATATTTTATATTTTGATGAAAAAGCAAAGATAATTGAAAATTTAGGAGTAGACTATTTATTTAATATTCCTTTTAATGAAGATATACGCCATATAAGACCTATTGACTTTATAGATAATATCTTAATAGGAAAGTTTAATATGAAACAGGCTTATTGTGGATTTAATTACAAATTCGGATACAAAGCGCAAGGTACCCCGGAGATTTTAATGCATGAAGGTATAATAAAAGGCTTTGGAATTCATGTGTTAGAACCTTTTCAGATTGATGGGAATCTGGTGAGCAGTACGTTTATAAGAACACTTATAGCAGAGGGAAAAGTGGACCAGTGTATGAAATACATGGGTAGGAATTATGCTATAGGCGGTGAAGTAGTTGTGGGAAATAAATTAGGAAGAACTTTTGGGTTTCCTACATCAAATCTTATTATTGATGAAAATATGGTTACACCTTCAAATGGTGTATACGTTACATATTGTATATATAACGGCGTCAAATACCCTAGTATTACTAATGTAGGGGTAAAACCTACAATTGGGGATTATAAAAAGAATGTGGAAACTCATATTTTTAATTTTAATAAGGAATTATATGGTAAGACCATTCGAGTTGAATTTTTGGAAAAGACAAGAGATGAAAGAAAATTTGCAAATGTAGAAGAACTATCTAAGCAAATTACAAGCGATTGTATTATGGCAAAAGATTATCATAGAAGAACTAAATAG